A window of Streptomyces gilvosporeus contains these coding sequences:
- a CDS encoding phage/plasmid primase, P4 family produces the protein MRTKDLAQFLARFPEVVEERGEYGVPCPVHDDQRPSLFFRLKEDGRLLVRCWAGCARDAILAALGMRPADLFDWTPGAGVKASAKPVPGALDTGALAALAQYVDTTNMAFLDPEHPEARDYVADRFGLDAERAVDLGLGLDYPGLDDRFPYRSTGYLRHPRLTVPLCDFNGRPRGLQGRDLSGHCPARWLSIVSPDGSAWAKYGVLRANSGYDTVLITEGPGDGLTGLAVGYDVVMVRGAGLARNTALVEELAAGLGDRDVVLAGDRDNAGAAFTDALADALVRAGVMVRKLEIPHAGDDLTDWRKRDPEAFPGQLHAAVRRAPLHIVDAAPRTEPVPTDEDQEESAGVLPLTDLGNAERLFRQLGGHVRMVPGAGVFKWRGRCWAQVPTEALYADVRRVVKNMAEEPGHEPEKLSRHVLNSQQANKVKGMVDMLTSIPGVYATVDQFDARPDLLAFRNVVVDLRTGHARPHDPADMNTFYVDVYYNPAAQAPRWERFLKECHPGCEAMAAFLQMLIGYGITGYGVERAFIMHTGPTTNGKTTFTAAIEDVFREATKRADASLFQRRRENGGPRADVVGLRGRRLVISSEWPANMPLDQALMKAVTGDQTITARGVYARSEITFRPVCLVQVDTNYVPDVDATDAALWQRVRVVPWNEDFRGREDRHLQATLHQEREGIAAWAVRGAIEWFRAYDSGRGLEYPAVVERATAHYRDSSHPLSGFIGEEFVVQEGAHVPRTETWERYRSWTEESGIRHPMTRNKFYDALRTFPGVRESKTKGTRVIANLADCRALSRNPVDGGNPDIFGQARTAV, from the coding sequence TTGCGCACGAAGGACCTGGCCCAGTTCCTGGCCCGCTTCCCGGAAGTGGTGGAGGAGCGAGGGGAGTACGGCGTCCCCTGCCCCGTCCACGACGACCAACGCCCCTCCCTGTTCTTCCGGCTCAAGGAGGACGGGCGGCTCCTGGTGCGCTGCTGGGCCGGGTGCGCCCGTGACGCCATCCTGGCGGCCCTGGGCATGAGGCCGGCGGACCTGTTCGACTGGACCCCGGGGGCAGGTGTGAAGGCGTCGGCCAAGCCGGTGCCCGGCGCCCTGGACACCGGAGCCCTGGCAGCTCTGGCCCAGTACGTGGACACCACGAACATGGCGTTCCTGGACCCGGAGCACCCGGAAGCCCGGGACTACGTGGCCGACCGGTTCGGACTGGATGCTGAGCGCGCGGTGGACCTCGGCCTGGGCCTGGACTACCCGGGCCTGGACGACCGGTTCCCTTACCGTTCCACCGGCTACCTGCGCCACCCTCGCTTGACGGTCCCGCTATGCGACTTCAACGGCAGGCCCCGCGGCCTCCAGGGCCGGGACCTATCCGGGCACTGTCCGGCTCGGTGGCTGTCCATCGTCTCCCCGGACGGGTCCGCGTGGGCCAAGTACGGCGTACTGCGGGCCAACTCCGGTTATGACACGGTGCTGATCACCGAAGGGCCCGGCGACGGCCTGACGGGCCTTGCCGTCGGCTATGACGTGGTGATGGTCCGGGGCGCTGGACTGGCCCGCAATACCGCGCTGGTGGAGGAACTGGCGGCGGGCCTCGGCGACCGGGACGTAGTACTGGCCGGGGACCGGGACAACGCCGGGGCCGCCTTCACCGATGCTCTGGCGGACGCCTTGGTCCGGGCTGGGGTCATGGTCAGGAAACTGGAGATCCCGCACGCCGGGGACGATCTCACCGACTGGCGAAAGCGCGACCCCGAAGCCTTCCCCGGCCAACTCCACGCAGCCGTCCGCCGGGCCCCGCTCCACATCGTGGACGCCGCCCCGCGGACGGAACCTGTTCCGACTGACGAGGACCAGGAGGAGAGCGCCGGAGTTCTCCCGCTCACGGACCTGGGCAACGCGGAGCGCCTGTTCCGGCAGCTTGGCGGCCACGTGCGCATGGTTCCGGGTGCGGGCGTGTTCAAGTGGCGCGGCCGGTGCTGGGCCCAAGTCCCCACGGAAGCCCTGTACGCGGACGTGCGGCGCGTGGTCAAGAACATGGCCGAGGAGCCCGGCCATGAGCCGGAGAAGCTGTCACGCCATGTGCTCAACTCCCAGCAGGCGAACAAGGTCAAGGGAATGGTGGACATGCTGACGTCCATTCCCGGCGTGTACGCGACGGTGGACCAGTTCGACGCGCGCCCGGACCTTCTGGCGTTCCGGAACGTCGTGGTGGACCTCCGTACCGGCCACGCCCGACCCCACGACCCGGCCGACATGAACACCTTTTACGTGGATGTGTACTACAACCCGGCGGCCCAGGCCCCGCGTTGGGAACGCTTCCTCAAGGAGTGCCACCCTGGCTGTGAAGCCATGGCGGCCTTTCTGCAGATGCTCATCGGGTACGGCATCACGGGGTACGGCGTGGAGCGCGCGTTCATCATGCACACCGGGCCGACCACGAACGGGAAGACCACGTTCACGGCGGCCATCGAGGACGTGTTCCGGGAGGCGACCAAGCGCGCGGACGCGAGCCTGTTCCAGCGCCGCCGGGAGAACGGCGGCCCCCGCGCCGATGTGGTCGGGCTGCGGGGCCGTCGCCTGGTGATCTCCTCCGAGTGGCCCGCGAACATGCCGTTGGACCAAGCGCTGATGAAGGCCGTCACCGGAGATCAGACCATCACCGCCCGGGGCGTCTACGCCCGGTCGGAGATCACGTTCCGGCCGGTGTGCCTGGTCCAGGTGGACACCAACTACGTCCCGGACGTGGATGCCACGGACGCCGCCCTGTGGCAGCGCGTTCGGGTGGTCCCGTGGAACGAGGATTTCCGGGGCCGGGAGGACCGCCATCTCCAGGCCACCCTTCACCAGGAACGTGAGGGCATCGCGGCGTGGGCCGTGCGCGGCGCGATCGAATGGTTCCGGGCCTACGACAGCGGGCGGGGCCTGGAGTACCCCGCCGTGGTGGAACGGGCAACCGCGCACTACCGCGACAGCTCACATCCCCTCTCGGGCTTCATCGGGGAGGAGTTCGTGGTCCAGGAAGGCGCGCACGTCCCCAGGACTGAGACCTGGGAGCGTTACCGGTCGTGGACGGAGGAGTCCGGCATCCGTCACCCGATGACGCGCAACAAGTTCTATGACGCCCTGCGCACGTTCCCCGGTGTCCGAGAGTCCAAGACGAAGGGCACCCGCGTGATAGCCAACCTGGCGGACTGCCGGGCCCTGTCACGCAACCCAGTGGATGGAGGCAACCCAGACATATTCGGCCAGGCCAGAACAGCGGTCTAA
- a CDS encoding sigma-70 family RNA polymerase sigma factor, which produces MLCPALIRAAQNGDTEATAQVLESLEGMIYRLAEKRMAHTPGLSAGYGDRLDDLRQEGRVAALEALARYDPKGGAKFSTYAHTRIQGAIQDDANTTSGPAISADAVATFKRCLGVVGGDMEAAEYLATILPSSSHRLSAETSLLVRQVLEGTESLDAPADPGGNKATTPGGRGTVGDTLADPYRYGVLEDLVEPRDVARHDRARKAALAHALLETLHGNADRIVRMVYGFDPEPHLHAGYDRDGLPVPDHAAIAEALGITVATSRQTLKRALDRLRRAVEALELEGAELAA; this is translated from the coding sequence ATGCTTTGCCCTGCCCTGATTCGTGCTGCCCAGAACGGCGACACGGAGGCAACCGCCCAGGTACTGGAAAGCCTGGAGGGGATGATCTACCGCCTGGCGGAGAAGCGCATGGCGCACACTCCAGGCTTGTCCGCCGGATACGGAGACCGGCTGGACGACCTCCGCCAGGAGGGCAGGGTGGCCGCCCTCGAAGCTCTGGCCCGCTACGACCCCAAGGGCGGGGCGAAGTTCTCCACCTACGCCCACACCCGCATCCAAGGTGCCATCCAGGACGACGCCAACACGACTTCAGGGCCGGCCATTTCGGCGGACGCCGTGGCCACCTTTAAGAGATGTCTGGGCGTCGTCGGCGGCGATATGGAAGCCGCGGAGTACCTGGCGACCATCCTGCCCAGCTCCAGCCATCGACTGAGTGCAGAAACGTCACTGCTGGTCCGCCAGGTCCTGGAAGGCACAGAGTCTCTGGACGCCCCGGCCGACCCGGGCGGAAATAAGGCGACCACCCCCGGGGGCCGCGGAACGGTCGGGGACACGCTGGCCGATCCCTACCGGTACGGAGTCCTGGAGGACCTGGTGGAACCGCGCGACGTCGCCCGCCATGACCGGGCGCGAAAGGCAGCCCTGGCGCATGCCCTCCTGGAGACGCTTCACGGCAACGCGGACCGCATCGTCCGCATGGTCTACGGCTTCGACCCGGAGCCGCACTTGCACGCCGGGTACGACCGCGACGGACTTCCGGTGCCGGACCATGCGGCGATAGCGGAGGCTCTGGGCATCACCGTGGCCACATCCCGCCAGACCCTGAAGCGGGCCCTGGACCGGCTCCGTCGGGCCGTCGAGGCGCTGGAGCTGGAGGGCGCGGAGCTGGCGGCATGA
- a CDS encoding JmjC domain-containing protein: MSLRLLLPDNGVTDLLLTWPDEPHVYERGKTALDGAVTAAGLKEWLFTGCAPVAEVAAVKAPRPSVNPKLYTNTYGRTNGAKLKELYADGYTLRLGNLQRVMPFMAQVSTQIQEETGYSNYIHAFLTPGGRQGLRHHWDQQMAVIVQLSGVKVWQMWKPPVKAPMREYNESFRVWRDDYVPGWEGAGPDQEIVLKPGQSMLLPRGWVHNPLVADPDEPSVHLTFAIRERTPMWLAEKLLAGAIEDPAFRQVVRPGQLTGASLVQQLLDVRGELINYLNRLSIPTVAEQVHDASLTELEYNT; the protein is encoded by the coding sequence ATGTCGTTGCGTCTCTTACTGCCCGACAACGGAGTTACCGATCTACTTCTGACGTGGCCTGACGAGCCCCACGTGTACGAGCGAGGGAAGACGGCGCTCGACGGGGCAGTCACTGCGGCCGGCCTCAAGGAGTGGTTGTTCACCGGGTGCGCACCGGTTGCTGAGGTCGCCGCGGTGAAGGCACCGCGGCCGTCCGTGAACCCGAAGCTCTACACGAATACCTATGGGCGCACGAATGGGGCCAAGCTGAAGGAGCTGTACGCCGACGGCTACACGCTGAGGCTCGGGAACCTTCAGCGGGTCATGCCGTTCATGGCACAGGTCTCGACGCAGATCCAGGAGGAGACCGGCTACTCGAACTACATCCATGCGTTCCTCACGCCTGGCGGACGGCAGGGTCTTCGCCACCACTGGGATCAGCAGATGGCGGTGATCGTTCAGCTGTCTGGGGTGAAGGTGTGGCAGATGTGGAAGCCGCCGGTCAAGGCTCCGATGCGTGAGTACAACGAGTCGTTCCGGGTTTGGCGGGACGACTACGTTCCGGGCTGGGAAGGGGCGGGCCCGGACCAGGAGATCGTTCTGAAGCCAGGCCAGTCGATGCTGTTGCCGCGTGGGTGGGTGCACAATCCGCTCGTCGCCGATCCGGACGAGCCCAGCGTCCACTTGACCTTCGCCATCCGGGAACGCACCCCCATGTGGTTGGCGGAGAAGCTGTTGGCCGGCGCGATCGAGGACCCCGCGTTCCGTCAGGTCGTCCGGCCGGGGCAGCTCACCGGGGCATCGCTGGTTCAGCAGCTTCTCGATGTGCGCGGCGAGCTGATCAACTATCTGAACCGTCTCAGCATCCCGACCGTGGCTGAACAGGTGCACGACGCTTCGCTGACCGAGCTGGAGTACAACACCTGA
- a CDS encoding HNH endonuclease, translating to MTRRRRPSSRPALQVARRSRPAPYSRAEILARWSGCAYCDGAAEELDHVVPLARGGRDVAANVVAACRDCNASKYTHTLACWAATGGIPPCVCDS from the coding sequence ATGACCCGACGCCGGAGGCCGTCATCCCGTCCGGCACTCCAGGTTGCCCGTCGGTCGCGCCCGGCGCCGTACAGCCGCGCGGAGATCCTGGCCCGCTGGTCTGGCTGTGCCTACTGCGACGGCGCGGCGGAGGAACTGGACCACGTCGTCCCTTTGGCGCGGGGAGGCCGCGACGTGGCGGCCAACGTCGTGGCCGCCTGCCGGGACTGCAACGCAAGCAAGTACACCCACACACTGGCCTGTTGGGCCGCCACCGGAGGTATCCCCCCGTGCGTATGCGATTCATGA
- the fabG gene encoding 3-oxoacyl-ACP reductase FabG — translation MSRSIMVVGGSRGIGAEVARQFAAQGDRVAVTSRSGAAPEGTFGVACDVTDAEQVDVAFKAVEEHQGPVEVLVANAGITRDTLLLRMSEEDFASVLDTNLVGAYRVAKRASRGMLRARRGRLIFIGSAVGLAGEAGQANYAASKAGLVGFARSLARELGSRGITSNVVAPGLTETDMTAVLTDDRRAEIVRQIPLGRIARPAEIASTARFLASDDAAYITGAVVPVDGGVAMGH, via the coding sequence TTGTCTAGGTCGATCATGGTCGTCGGTGGAAGCCGGGGAATCGGGGCCGAGGTGGCCCGCCAATTCGCCGCACAGGGTGACCGTGTGGCGGTCACCTCCCGATCCGGCGCGGCGCCAGAAGGCACATTCGGAGTGGCGTGCGACGTGACCGACGCCGAACAAGTGGACGTTGCTTTCAAGGCAGTTGAGGAACACCAGGGGCCTGTGGAGGTCCTGGTGGCGAACGCCGGGATAACCCGGGACACCCTCCTCTTGCGCATGTCCGAAGAGGACTTCGCCAGCGTTCTGGACACCAATCTGGTGGGCGCCTATCGCGTGGCAAAGCGCGCCTCGCGCGGCATGCTCCGCGCCAGGCGCGGGCGCCTGATCTTCATTGGCTCCGCGGTGGGTCTAGCTGGTGAGGCGGGCCAGGCGAACTATGCCGCGAGCAAGGCCGGGTTGGTCGGATTCGCGCGCTCTCTGGCCCGCGAGTTGGGATCGCGTGGGATCACGTCCAACGTCGTCGCGCCCGGCCTGACGGAGACGGACATGACGGCCGTGCTCACCGACGACCGACGAGCCGAAATCGTCCGACAGATCCCGTTGGGGCGTATCGCCCGACCTGCGGAAATTGCTTCGACGGCCCGTTTCCTGGCGAGTGATGATGCTGCCTACATCACGGGTGCCGTCGTGCCCGTTGATGGCGGCGTGGCCATGGGCCACTGA
- a CDS encoding helix-turn-helix transcriptional regulator: MPNTHIPHRAPRAPELELADLLTTWRERVDPRRIHGVRSTNRRSPGLTKAEVAKLTGVSAKWIGLLENGHVAKFSDQFLERLALTLRLDASERLTLFLLGSGKPPVPMSIPSEDAVSAVDKPLREFLDAQLPNPAYVSDVAWNIVAHNQPQIDWFPWIPYEPNLMRWAFLYPEAREQLVNWADDWARPFLAQIRVALAKNPDELGLLKLRDDILEGNEDAARIWADHEALEHPDGHVRRFRLPYHEGAVVPVRIMALAPLRAPNMRVITLVPTTG, encoded by the coding sequence ATGCCGAACACCCATATCCCCCATCGCGCCCCCCGGGCACCTGAGCTGGAACTCGCCGATCTGCTCACCACGTGGCGAGAGCGCGTAGATCCGCGTCGCATCCACGGAGTCCGCTCAACCAATCGTCGGTCGCCAGGGCTTACCAAGGCCGAGGTGGCAAAGCTCACTGGGGTGAGTGCAAAGTGGATCGGGCTATTGGAAAACGGGCACGTTGCCAAATTTTCCGACCAATTTCTGGAACGGCTGGCACTGACACTCCGACTTGATGCCTCGGAGCGTTTGACTCTCTTCCTCCTGGGTTCAGGCAAGCCGCCTGTCCCCATGTCCATACCATCAGAGGATGCCGTGTCCGCAGTAGACAAGCCCTTGCGTGAATTCTTGGACGCGCAACTCCCCAACCCTGCCTACGTCTCTGACGTGGCGTGGAACATAGTGGCGCACAATCAACCACAAATTGATTGGTTCCCCTGGATACCCTACGAGCCGAATCTCATGCGCTGGGCCTTTCTCTACCCGGAGGCCCGCGAACAGCTTGTGAACTGGGCGGATGACTGGGCGAGGCCCTTTCTCGCTCAGATTCGCGTGGCACTCGCCAAAAACCCTGACGAACTAGGGCTCCTGAAACTCCGGGATGACATCCTGGAAGGCAACGAGGACGCAGCCCGCATCTGGGCTGACCATGAGGCGTTGGAGCACCCGGACGGTCACGTGCGCCGGTTCCGTCTTCCGTACCACGAAGGAGCGGTGGTGCCGGTTCGCATCATGGCCCTGGCCCCGCTCCGTGCACCGAACATGCGGGTCATCACCCTGGTTCCCACCACGGGCTGA
- a CDS encoding DNA polymerase, which produces MKTYRHPLAGDVTTIHALETPDDAREAREWLSEHQPRSLALDTETSGLDTFNPGHQLRTVQYGTGDVAFVVPFERGGAFADLARTVVTRCPELVIHNAAYDLLVLDRHGVAPLEAVAPRVRDTKILAHLCDSRQDFEGGIGISLKPLSAWYVDPAAPDTQAGLTAVFRSRGLTKATGWAGIPYQDETYQRYAGLDVLLTARLRPYLERELERHGIPDTLVEFEHQLMTICAAMERRGMLLDVPYTEGLVDRLAADTQRHTERAARYGVENLNSTAQVAQALLGMGEELVDRTPSGAWKVDKGVLLDLADLDDQWQPRGTRRPNPLADAVLRAKRAAKWRNSYAVAMLDNRDAHDRIHPKINTLGAKTGRASVSDPPLQQLPSKGWEIRRAIVAEPGNVYFSVDQSSVELVVLAALSQEPRMCQAIRDGRNLHDFTATLMFGDAFTKHQRSLAKIAGLGTSYQGGAATLAKMTGMPENVMRDTLQRYARAYPGVKRWARGLQSHALSNGCEIRTPSGRRLVLDRDRLYKGVAYLCQSTARDTMGQALIDLQEKGLTRYLNLWVHDEVLGTAPKAEAAEIAQEVAETVRMELFGVPIGTDAEVYGKTWAGGYGLPEDWAPAA; this is translated from the coding sequence GTGAAGACCTACCGCCACCCCCTTGCCGGGGACGTGACGACCATCCACGCCTTGGAGACACCCGACGACGCGCGGGAGGCACGGGAGTGGCTGAGTGAGCACCAGCCACGTTCCCTCGCTCTCGACACGGAGACCAGCGGCCTGGACACGTTCAACCCCGGCCACCAGCTCCGAACGGTTCAGTACGGCACGGGGGACGTGGCGTTCGTCGTCCCGTTCGAGCGGGGCGGGGCGTTCGCCGACCTGGCCCGGACCGTGGTCACCCGGTGCCCGGAGCTGGTGATCCACAACGCCGCCTATGACCTCCTCGTCCTGGACCGCCACGGCGTGGCCCCGCTGGAGGCCGTCGCGCCGCGCGTACGGGACACCAAGATCCTCGCCCACCTTTGTGACAGCAGACAGGATTTCGAGGGTGGCATAGGCATTTCCCTGAAACCTCTGTCCGCCTGGTACGTCGACCCGGCGGCGCCGGATACCCAGGCCGGTCTTACGGCGGTATTCCGAAGCCGTGGGCTGACCAAGGCCACCGGCTGGGCGGGCATCCCGTACCAGGATGAGACCTACCAGCGCTACGCCGGTTTGGACGTGCTCCTGACCGCCCGGCTCCGCCCCTACCTGGAACGCGAGCTGGAGCGCCACGGCATCCCGGACACCCTGGTGGAGTTCGAGCACCAGCTCATGACCATCTGCGCGGCCATGGAACGCCGGGGGATGCTCCTGGACGTGCCGTACACGGAGGGCCTGGTGGACCGCCTGGCGGCGGACACCCAACGCCACACGGAGCGCGCGGCCCGCTACGGCGTGGAGAACCTGAACTCCACGGCCCAGGTGGCCCAGGCCCTGTTGGGCATGGGGGAGGAGCTGGTGGACCGCACCCCCTCCGGAGCCTGGAAGGTGGACAAAGGCGTCCTCCTGGACCTGGCGGACCTCGACGACCAATGGCAGCCGCGCGGCACCCGTCGGCCCAACCCCTTGGCGGACGCAGTGCTCCGCGCCAAGCGGGCCGCGAAGTGGCGCAACTCATACGCCGTGGCCATGCTCGACAACCGTGACGCCCACGATCGCATCCACCCGAAGATCAACACCCTGGGTGCCAAGACGGGGCGGGCGAGCGTGTCGGACCCGCCGCTCCAACAGCTTCCGTCGAAGGGGTGGGAGATCCGCCGGGCCATCGTCGCGGAGCCGGGGAACGTGTACTTCAGCGTGGACCAATCCTCGGTGGAGCTGGTGGTCCTGGCTGCCCTGTCCCAGGAGCCCCGCATGTGCCAGGCCATCCGGGACGGCCGGAACCTCCATGACTTCACCGCCACGCTCATGTTCGGAGACGCGTTCACCAAGCACCAACGGAGCCTGGCCAAGATCGCCGGTCTGGGGACCTCGTACCAAGGCGGAGCGGCCACACTGGCCAAGATGACCGGCATGCCAGAGAACGTCATGCGGGACACCCTCCAGCGCTACGCACGGGCGTATCCCGGCGTGAAGCGGTGGGCCCGCGGTCTTCAATCCCATGCTCTTAGCAATGGGTGCGAGATCCGTACGCCCTCCGGCCGACGCCTGGTCTTGGACCGGGACCGCCTCTACAAGGGTGTGGCGTATCTGTGCCAGTCCACGGCACGCGACACGATGGGCCAGGCGCTCATCGACCTTCAGGAAAAGGGCCTGACCCGGTACCTGAACCTGTGGGTGCATGACGAAGTGCTGGGCACGGCCCCCAAAGCGGAGGCGGCTGAGATCGCGCAAGAGGTAGCGGAGACGGTCCGGATGGAGCTGTTCGGCGTCCCCATCGGAACGGATGCCGAGGTGTACGGCAAGACCTGGGCCGGGGGGTACGGCCTCCCGGAGGACTGGGCGCCCGCCGCATAA